cacgattttgatattcagacgaaaatctttggatacctggatagaaaatgatgaatatctcccgtaaatgatttcgtctaaagaaccagatgtggttccttgtacttgaatatacgtgttgaacagatatgatagtcgttagctagcgtcttgagaaagaagcttgcgttgaactcaaaaactggcaatactgattttatatgtgccgaactatatagcgcagtgtataggccaatcgtggaggttgtctaaaagcagtgacctatggcgtaccatgttcactcacacacagcgacggatcagtcaccgggctattgtcaggagccttagtcagatgtccttcggcctattatgcgtctcaaaactattaaacaggtcgaaacaaaatggccatgcgtggcggtggtcggtggattcaacctaccatggcgatttttgccatgaagatatcggggcgatgacactgtgccccggtTACGCCATCATGATTGTGGAGTATTTCAGTCCATTGCATGGTTTTAATTGTTTTCATATTATTATAGCTTGTGATTCGGATCGGTTTGGCGAAAATTGTACCCAGATATGTACTTGTGACTCTGCACATGCGAACTGTAGCTCAGTGACGGGGGAATGTGAATGTGTCCCTGGAAGGCAAGGTGCTAACTGCACCGATGTCTGTCAAGGAACATACGGAGTCAACTGTAGAGGAACCTGTGAATGCAACACGACTGATTCAGAAGCAACTTGTGATCCTGTCGATGGCTCGTGCACCTGTTCTCCCAAATACTACGGCAACAAATGTGAATTCAGATATGACAGCACTACTGCTTCAAATCACCATACCAATACCAAAGGTAACTCAGTGCCATTTTGTGATCAATTTCGTCTCTTCTATCCTTTTTGCGTACTCGAGTTGTCCTTGCCTATTTATTTTACGAAACCGGCGATCTAGCTTCTTGAATATTTAGATTGAAATTAGGGACATATTCCTTATTAATTTTATTGATGATATAAAGCCCCGGTATAAAGACACGTGAAACTTATGCATAGGGCCTGACCGTCGCGACGGTTATAATCGAAGCGGCGATCTCAGCATACCAAATACCAATCTGTCATGAAAACCAATTGCGCGGAATTGATGATTTCAGAGATAAAGATTAAAAGTCTATTAAAAATGTAGTTTTTAGGCATACCACATTGCATTATCTGTGCGCATACTTACGATATTATGGTAATTTTCTTAACAGGTTCAAATAACGCACCTCTTCTTGACGCCAATTCGCCGTCAAAGATAATTGTTCCAGTTGTCGTATGTTTCTTGCTATTAATGATAACAATAGCTTTACTGTTGCTTTGGAAATACAAAACAAACGGGAAAGAGTAAGTCACTATTCAACTATTTTACAGTTTGTGATTTCTAACGCCTTGGTGCTGACCCCGGTGCTGACGCCCGTCTACATTGCCCGGCTTCATTGTTATTTCTGCGGGGATATGGAAATTGGACTCGGAATGACTCTTAGCGGCACACTGTGATTCTGAGTTAAAGTGCTTGACTCGGAACCGGAAAACCGGAAGTGTGTTGTGATTCATTCCAAGTCAGATTTCACTCCACAGAAATAAGTGAAAATTACTAGTATTTTAAATCATGTCACAGGAATAACAGGAAAATGATTTTGAATAGTTACACGGGCGTAAGCACAAGGCGTACGAAATCACAATCTCGCAATATTATTTAACACAAAATTAatgcaaaacgttttacagaaaacgtttaaatatcggattATGTAAagagtaaaacattttaataacattcagaaaacattttgaaaacttggtgcaaacattctaacataatgtattGACGAAATattgcgaaaatgtttgcaacaaaaatattttgcaataatatttttaaaatgttgtaataCTAGTAGTTTTTTCCATATAAAACTTTTTTtattgacctttatataacccgacataaagTTTGTTAAAAGTCTTGACCGACTCAATAGtaacttttaaaataatttttgtgtcTGCTGGGGGGACGGCTATTACATGTATTGCCTAATAATATATGCTCACTTTTATGACCCTAGCTGGACGTAAGCCAATTACAAAATTCAATGCGAAGGATTGCGAATAcgaaaattattatttaaaccaGGGAAGTGAGACTAGGCTAGTAGCTGCTAGTCTCACTTCCCTGTTTAAACAAAGTGGTGTCGAAAACAAACTGACATATAGGGCTTATTGTACGgagcctcatgggtgacatgtaacaaatataataatcaggttatctcgggataattatcccgagataatcatgttatcccgggataatcatgttatctcgggataattatcccgggataatatgattatcccgagataacatgattatctcgggataattatcccgggatacactgattatcccgggataacctgattatctcgggataattatcccgagataacctgattatcccgggataacctgattatctcgggataattatcccgggataacctgattatcccgggataacctgattatctcgggataattatccgagataacctgattatctcgggataattatgtGATTATCctgggataacctgattatctcgggataatctggataattatcccgagataacctgattatctcgggataattttcaaaaaaaatatttgttacatgtcacccatgaggctcCGTATTATTGAGAGGgtggaaaacaataaaaaatgttACACGTATAGATCTGAAACTATAGCACATATATTCATTTAAACAAACAATTAGTATTATTAGGCCCTTATAGAAACTTCTATGACCTGAGACCAAATTACAGCACACATTGTACATTTAAGGCGAGTGTGATGTCAGGAGCCACAGGTTTACAGTTTTAGACATTAATTAAAACTACAATGTACTTCATAATATTAATACGGCAAGTAGGAAATGAACCAAGAaaccaataatcgcatttatatatTTCCACAATATCAATCAAAAACGAAATCTTTTGAACGTTTTTGCCCTCTCAAAAACATCATGTACATGGGGCGGATATGACACGCCTTTGATCAAGTCCcctgggatctcctttatagtacatgtaccattcctcttgtgtgtcagctgtATTTGtctcaaatttgagtgaaaacacCATTAGGCCATGCCATAGATACCTGGACATGCTATCCTACAGCTTggcataataaaatatatttttgtttgctttcaTCTCAGATGTCTTTCTCAATCGCCTCTACTTTTTACCCGGTCTTTCTGTACTTATGAATAATATCGACAAATTCGTACGATACCATAAAGTCGTAtccatggtaggcctatattgattaaTGAttattgttttaacattttgtttaTTAACAGGGGATTGCTTCCATGTATTTCAAGACAATCGTCAACAGGTACGTTGTAGTACTGGAccatatttactgtataaaaTAACACACAAAGTATAGTAGCCGCAAAGATGAACTAATCGAGCATGTAATTGTTCAAGTTCCCATTATCAACTTGGCAACAATTTATACGTAATGTTAATGTTATTCTTAAAAGAAGTGGAATAGACTACCAGAAAATATTAGATCCATTTCAATGAAATACCATTTTAAGAATGATGTCAAAACTCACATTTGAAATCAAATGAATATATAACTTTATTATTCCACTGTTTTGTCTATTTTGGTGTTTGTTAGGCCTACAAGTCTTACTTttctaaaatgtttgttttttctgtAAAGGATCCTTTTGGATATACGTTTTAAAGCGTAAAGGGCTATCTTTGGCAAGATGTCTAGTTGACTAtggttggaatttttttttaaattttgtattttatattatGTATTTTAAGAACAATATAATGTTAGTAATGTATAGGTCTATTCGTTTTTAAACATGCTGACTCAAATCAAATTTGGATCTAACCAATTGCTACATGGGAGTAGCATTTGCAAGGTCAAACAAGCTAAAATGTCAAAGCCGGCGATTGAATTTTCCAAgtcatataccgtaaacgttcgcctaatggcgcttttggattcttagaaatgtgagagcgccatccttgtaaaatctcgacagcattaaggatacgtatatgttaaattgagcaacctggacataatgcctcagaaaaaaatatcgtgacatgacccaatactttaggtcactaggttagttgctagagcagcagatgttttgggatttcttcaggtattctttctcaaagtgccatttgacttaatttgtaaatcgattcatacgttatacctaactcattttggtaaatctttttataacattgaaatttcttcatatttttttaatattcttcagttgaaaattacaccctgctattgtctgacccgttagctcagtcggtagagggtgcgccttgaatggtgaatggtacttgttccaatcttgatttctgctcccacttttatgtgaagaagggtcaagaaatgtttttggattttgtccccattttacgaatgaatattgtgaattttttttaatttaattttaattttctttttttttttttagataaataggcactgcgaacaaacggcaacaaaaaccgctgacaaaatttgctccacctgctacctatcaatgcgtgatatattccgctacatttaacagttaaatgacctttgaaaaatagaacggcctcaatgtttcaaattgtataactacattactttattcatttatgcattataaatgatcagctattttttctatcgaacccaagtagatcagaccattgatcatataactatcagaccacaaagtagttacgtaactccgtgatggtatcggaaccaagcactgtttgtatggcgatcattacgatcacgctattttggtatcaTGCCTTTTTttctgtactgattgtttcgatcgtggttcattacttaagcgcgtgatcccgttgacatagggtctttttatcttttcagtttccgtaagtcttttgttcagatacgaaaacgcaagggattcagtaagttactgtaatctgacttcattgttaactctgaagtaccaatcagcttatttcaatagaggtgattgcttatgtaaCGGTGAAGATTTTTagggtgattttctttttgttcaactttggatccaggggcttactcgggcgataataaatgtccaatcccgttacacaaaataaatagacacGATGGAAGACTTGTAGATATACGCTGTTGTTatgctccggctttaatataataatatctgatgattcgtagaaacaatgaagatggatgcaatataaatatatttaataaatatGATGACGATTGAATTGATGTTGACAAGTTGGCAGCTAAGATGGAATATTTGATGTTAATCAGTTGAATGCTCGGATGGAAGTGAGGTAAAATTATCTAAGACAAGTTCATATGGGGAAAACACTTGAAACTCAACTTAAGTACCATCTCtgcaacagcataaataataaccttaactaagcatttacttaatacaaatcttaacaatacacaacctgataaagagataaaactttctcatgaattattcataagttGATCACCTACTCAATCTCAAGCTAGTTTTCTAAGAAACAAGTTAATTGGATAAGTGGCAATAAATTCCACCACACTTAACTTATTGGGATAACAATACAACACTCATATAAAAGGAATCACTTGCTAAAGTGCTCTTAAAGCTtctatgaatggaagacaataaacaatgaagacataaaaCATTTGATGAACTCATAAAATTGAGAATCAAAGGATGCAGCGTGTTCATGATCAATGGGgtaaatgaccttttcaaatgaaagataaaccatgatctattaaaaacagtttcaaagacaataatgattacgatggaaaataaatttacttgatgatgattatgatcgattaattacacaacagatagaaatataatttgatatgaaaccaaaaacctacattaattaagaatgacacaatcaaaataaacaaaataataaacatggcaAAGACAAAGAAtgatattaccttaatcttcctaacatttcaaaatacaaccttattattaaaaccaaccattctgatgccggttacacttatgtcaataaaatcgggagagaacagattatgttaacaccagtgttttaatggcctagcgccctctcgtctttaacattggtaaatctatattattttgacaaaatgcatgccaatccgaatgacaaagtccacttttttctgtaaaaacgttgcaaataagccctaaaatcacaaaaggtccgcttatgagcctgtcgaaccccaaagcacgtgtgcatggccacagtgtcgcccttccatcaatgtctatctccctattttgcttcctcttgcccccccatgatcagtctcccacctccctccccagtccctactctctcctctcgagttcttctctttctagtctttcagtctctcctctcctctctttcttcctcaccccctcccactctcacttgttcagtctcaagtatttccctctctccctccctccctctccgtcccttgcgaaatttatcagtatgatccgtgactgaaaataagctctgcaaaaataaacatttaaaataaacccgagccttgcatatagacccaaccaattatcagattagcttgccagtgatacgaatgaatagaatacattatctttgctccaatgcaattcttttgttgtatttcaatataaaacatgattaccaaatcaccacttgtacgcgcctcattgggagatatttgactattttagacgctcgtttcatcgccattatgaaaaacttttgcttataacttggcaaatggttagtatatatttcaatgcaagacaatttttacgagccacttacgtctaggcgtaagtgcatatacaccaaacacaagtcaattgaagccgtacaatttaccgcgaatttaggaccgtaaaatttagactcttcttttgtctatattagcacccaaccgcacatctcaaggttttatgtaaaaaatctatataacttaccaaaacgaaaactgaaattcacgagcttcaaattttcagtaactaacaaaaggctagaataaaagattggccacacctgggagactaccacttcagaataacaatgacttacaaaaactattacggttacggaaacagaaactgaaaagataaaacgacggtaacattacgtaacttcgataccgaagagtgcacataatatggaaagccattggggtattgtgtgccttccaaagcgccttatatgttctcattgtgttgtggaatcctagccagtattcaatgatagctatagaggccttgagtttatcgattggctccaaacaaaggatttgaaccggtttcttccccgtaatcatggcgcagtgcagcccattcaatcaaatgttgtcatcaacctatttgatcgtagtgcattttgttatgtgtgtgagacaaactgtcgcggtagatgcaatcatgcttttgttgaatgcatttgagtagtcagccatatttacgggatgatacgtcatatgcacagcctctattcagttggtcgttgtatgatttagttcgttcactcattcaaattttatttatatcatttgaagactgagcctattatgatacatcctccgtggaacagtttcaaacaaatatagctagggattattggggcagaggttatcttttgaatcctcttagagggctatcattttttcggaagggggtcccaaatttacaaaaagtctgcgtcaataaaattgcgcaccccttatttcggcaacaaaaattttatgatcccaaaccccaaaattg
Above is a window of Amphiura filiformis chromosome 20, Afil_fr2py, whole genome shotgun sequence DNA encoding:
- the LOC140142972 gene encoding uncharacterized protein: MVKEIVPCPKGSCEVYKIRYVSQLDEYYCCPGFSQTDTSCSKACDSDRFGENCTQICTCDSAHANCSSVTGECECVPGRQGANCTDVCQGTYGVNCRGTCECNTTDSEATCDPVDGSCTCSPKYYGNKCEFRYDSTTASNHHTNTKGSNNAPLLDANSPSKIIVPVVVCFLLLMITIALLLLWKYKTNGKERSYTTEYATPC